In the Kaistella sp. 97-N-M2 genome, one interval contains:
- a CDS encoding acyl-CoA dehydrogenase, whose product MQTFLIETHAMALKKLLSSAKKIGALSLEEAANTDAVDSFPEKTLYQVKSSNLLTACIPKIYGGQELGLKPGTNSALLSILKYIGSGNLVMGRVLEGHMNAQILINQFGTDNQIEYFAQQAFAGKLFGVWNTQANDGTVLSLQKDGSHFLDGTKTFATGTDYVSFPIVTAKLADDSWQMFAVPIDKVNAKSDASWWQPLGMRASRSFKMTFENTPIPAENLVGEPDQYYEQPGFSGGAVRFAAVQLGAAEMLLTETRNYLQNLKRTDDPYQKMRLGQMSIAVESGNQWLLGAAKQMDDFMNEPLPENSERFLAYANMMRTAIEQICVDVMALCQKSVGARGLNKPHHFERIIRDLSTYLRQPAPDAALADVGRYVLKNTISTSELWATQTNTKIL is encoded by the coding sequence TTGCAAACTTTCCTCATCGAAACTCATGCGATGGCACTGAAAAAATTACTCTCATCCGCGAAAAAAATTGGCGCACTTTCGTTGGAGGAAGCTGCCAACACCGATGCGGTGGACTCATTTCCCGAAAAAACGCTATACCAAGTTAAATCTTCCAACTTACTCACGGCCTGCATTCCAAAAATATATGGTGGTCAGGAGTTAGGCTTAAAACCTGGAACAAATTCTGCGTTGCTTTCTATCCTCAAATATATTGGCAGCGGGAATCTTGTGATGGGCCGCGTCTTGGAAGGACACATGAACGCGCAGATTCTCATCAACCAGTTTGGCACCGACAATCAAATTGAATATTTTGCCCAGCAGGCTTTTGCCGGAAAGCTTTTCGGCGTGTGGAATACGCAGGCAAATGACGGAACGGTTTTGTCTCTGCAAAAGGACGGCAGCCACTTTCTGGATGGGACAAAAACTTTCGCAACGGGCACCGATTATGTTTCGTTTCCCATTGTTACGGCAAAGCTTGCTGACGATTCATGGCAGATGTTCGCGGTACCTATTGATAAAGTTAACGCAAAAAGTGACGCGAGTTGGTGGCAGCCACTGGGAATGCGCGCCAGCCGAAGTTTCAAAATGACCTTTGAAAACACCCCGATTCCCGCAGAAAATTTGGTAGGAGAGCCAGATCAGTATTACGAACAACCTGGCTTTAGCGGTGGTGCCGTCCGTTTTGCCGCCGTTCAGTTAGGCGCAGCGGAAATGCTTTTAACGGAAACGCGGAATTATCTCCAAAATTTAAAAAGAACCGATGATCCTTATCAGAAAATGCGGTTAGGCCAAATGTCGATCGCTGTTGAGTCCGGAAATCAATGGCTTTTAGGTGCCGCAAAACAGATGGATGATTTCATGAACGAGCCGCTACCGGAAAACAGCGAACGTTTTTTGGCCTATGCGAATATGATGCGGACGGCTATAGAACAGATTTGCGTAGATGTGATGGCGCTCTGTCAAAAGTCTGTGGGCGCGAGAGGTTTAAACAAACCACATCATTTCGAAAGAATTATCCGGGATTTAAGTACTTACCTTCGCCAACCGGCACCGGATGCCGCTCTTGCAGACGTTGGCCGGTATGTGCTGAAGAATACAATATCTACTTCCGAGCTTTGGGCAACACAAACTAACACGAAAATCCTTTAA
- a CDS encoding PIG-L deacetylase family protein, which yields MMQNDIEKLPLAPEHCVAGFGKTLIVAPHADDESLGCGGVISLLRKYGQTVYILLLSDGTLSHPNSKQYPAEKLRDLRENELQEAASKLNVSAENIIFCRYKDRNVPNKLSEGFDAALKNITKMLEVLQPQSIFVPWRRDPHPDHRAAFDLIHGANAGHAKIYEYPVWLYELGEAEDAPDSEETMPFRLDITSVLSQKQEAIAAHQSQITDLITDDPNGFTLSPEMLAHFNVPYEIFFMSK from the coding sequence ATGATGCAAAACGACATCGAAAAATTACCTCTGGCACCGGAACACTGCGTGGCTGGTTTTGGGAAGACCTTAATCGTTGCACCCCACGCTGATGATGAAAGTCTGGGCTGTGGCGGTGTAATCTCTTTGCTTAGAAAATACGGTCAAACAGTTTATATTTTATTGCTTAGTGACGGTACTTTGTCTCACCCCAACAGCAAGCAGTATCCTGCAGAAAAACTTAGGGACTTGCGGGAAAATGAGTTGCAGGAAGCGGCAAGTAAACTTAACGTTTCCGCGGAAAATATTATTTTTTGCCGTTACAAAGATCGAAATGTGCCCAATAAGCTAAGCGAAGGGTTTGACGCTGCCCTTAAAAATATTACAAAAATGTTGGAGGTCTTGCAACCGCAAAGTATTTTTGTCCCCTGGCGCAGAGATCCACATCCCGACCATCGAGCTGCGTTCGACTTGATCCACGGCGCAAATGCCGGTCACGCTAAAATTTATGAGTATCCTGTTTGGCTTTACGAATTGGGCGAGGCAGAAGATGCCCCGGATAGCGAAGAAACAATGCCGTTTCGCCTGGATATTACCAGCGTTCTTTCCCAAAAACAGGAAGCGATAGCGGCGCACCAGTCACAAATCACCGATCTTATTACCGATGATCCTAATGGATTCACGCTTTCGCCCGAAATGCTTGCCCATTTTAATGTTCCTTACGAAATCTTTTTTATGTCAAAATAA
- a CDS encoding pitrilysin family protein yields the protein MFKKLSLAMVTLLFSLQTFAQNQFQWKEASGNGYTYKYVTNDPMQARFYTLKNGLTVILSPTKKDPRIQAYVAVKAGSKTDPRTNTGLAHYLEHLVFKGTDKYGSLDWAKEKPELDKIDALYETYNKTKDEAQRKAIYKKIDSVSGVASKYAIANEYDKMMASMGAQGTNAFTSFEQTVYTDDVPSSSLNKYLAVQGERFRNPILRIFHTELEAVYEEKNRSLDSDGSKVFETLFSELFKNHNYGQQTTIGTVEDLKNPSLVEIRKYFNAYYVPNNMGIILSGDFNPDEVIAQIDKAFGYMKNKPVAKYTFTPETPIAIPVIKEITGPDAENLTIGFRLPGNKDKDVLIADLVGQVLTNGKAGLMDLNLVKKQKLLRASAETFTLIDYGVLYISAAPTNGQSLEEVKTLVLGEIDNLKKGNFDEGLITSIINNIKKNKIYQSEKYGDRASALMDAFTSELNWRDQVAYVNDLSKISKADIVNFANKYLGENYVAVLKRKGESPATVKIEKPQITPVETNADKQSAFVKMVGAMPANPSAPVFLDYKKDIQKSRLGKAEVLYVPNTENQIFRLKYRYKIGSLNDLKQPLAAQYLQFLGTDKMSAEDISKAFYKIACSFTISTGEEYTTVSLEGLQENFDAAVKLYEDLIQNVKADDAALKSLKERMAKARKDVKASKGAILQGLTSYALYGEKNKFNNVLSTADLEATTSAELVSRIKNLNNYEQTVIYYGPAALKDLDSKLQTLHPVPAKFAVATPEKVFKQTKQTKNQVLFADYDMVQAETRWIRNTDVYDSNKNTVVQVFNNYFGGGMGSIVFQTIRESKALAYSTYGIYVQPQKKDQEYYMMSYVGSQADKFNDATTAMTELLTKMPDLSQNLNLAKGQVKKDIQTERITQDNIIFNYLAAKELGLNEDPRKTIYTSVDNISMQDLKTFHDTNFSGKPYTYAIVASEKRVPMKDLEKLGEVKKISLEELFGY from the coding sequence CAATGGTCACGTTGCTGTTTTCTTTGCAGACTTTTGCACAGAATCAGTTTCAGTGGAAAGAAGCCTCCGGAAACGGTTACACCTACAAATACGTAACAAATGATCCGATGCAGGCAAGATTTTACACGCTGAAAAACGGTTTGACAGTCATTTTAAGTCCTACCAAAAAAGACCCCAGAATTCAGGCCTATGTTGCCGTAAAAGCCGGAAGTAAAACCGATCCGCGCACGAACACCGGTTTAGCGCATTATCTGGAACACCTGGTTTTTAAAGGAACCGACAAATATGGTTCTTTGGATTGGGCGAAAGAAAAACCCGAACTGGATAAAATTGACGCCTTGTACGAAACGTACAACAAAACCAAAGACGAAGCGCAGCGAAAAGCAATTTACAAAAAAATCGATTCCGTTTCCGGAGTTGCCAGTAAATATGCAATCGCAAATGAATACGATAAAATGATGGCTTCAATGGGAGCGCAGGGAACAAATGCCTTCACCAGTTTCGAGCAGACCGTTTATACAGATGATGTTCCGAGCAGTTCTTTAAACAAATATCTGGCGGTTCAGGGAGAAAGATTTAGAAATCCAATTTTAAGAATTTTCCATACCGAACTGGAAGCAGTTTATGAAGAAAAAAACAGAAGTTTAGACAGTGATGGAAGCAAGGTTTTCGAAACGCTGTTTTCTGAACTCTTTAAAAATCACAATTACGGACAACAGACGACGATTGGAACGGTAGAAGATTTAAAAAACCCGTCGCTGGTTGAGATCCGCAAATATTTCAACGCATATTATGTTCCCAACAATATGGGGATTATTTTGTCGGGAGATTTCAATCCGGATGAAGTGATTGCACAAATTGACAAGGCTTTTGGTTACATGAAAAACAAACCGGTGGCGAAATATACTTTTACGCCGGAAACTCCAATTGCCATACCAGTCATTAAAGAAATTACAGGCCCGGATGCAGAAAATTTGACCATAGGTTTTAGATTGCCCGGAAATAAAGACAAAGATGTTTTGATTGCCGATTTGGTAGGACAGGTTTTAACAAACGGAAAAGCCGGTTTGATGGATTTAAACCTTGTGAAAAAGCAAAAACTGCTTCGTGCTTCTGCAGAAACTTTCACTTTAATTGATTACGGAGTTTTGTACATCAGTGCTGCGCCAACCAACGGACAAAGCCTGGAAGAGGTGAAAACGTTGGTCTTGGGCGAGATCGATAACCTTAAAAAAGGAAATTTCGACGAAGGTTTAATTACATCCATCATCAACAATATCAAAAAAAATAAAATTTATCAGTCCGAAAAATACGGCGACAGAGCAAGTGCTTTGATGGATGCCTTCACGTCGGAATTGAACTGGAGAGATCAGGTAGCTTATGTAAATGATCTGTCTAAAATTTCAAAAGCCGATATCGTTAACTTCGCGAATAAATATTTAGGCGAAAACTATGTAGCGGTTTTAAAAAGAAAAGGAGAATCTCCAGCCACCGTAAAGATCGAAAAACCACAGATCACCCCCGTGGAAACCAATGCTGATAAACAATCTGCTTTTGTGAAAATGGTGGGCGCAATGCCGGCTAATCCTTCGGCGCCGGTGTTTTTAGATTATAAAAAAGACATCCAAAAATCCAGGTTAGGAAAAGCCGAAGTGCTGTATGTTCCCAACACGGAAAATCAGATCTTTCGTTTGAAATACCGCTACAAGATCGGTTCTTTAAATGATTTGAAACAGCCGCTTGCCGCGCAGTATCTGCAGTTTCTAGGCACCGATAAAATGTCTGCGGAAGATATTTCCAAGGCTTTTTATAAAATTGCCTGCAGTTTTACGATTTCTACCGGGGAAGAATACACCACGGTTTCGCTGGAAGGTTTGCAGGAAAATTTTGACGCTGCCGTAAAATTATATGAAGATCTTATTCAAAATGTAAAAGCAGATGATGCAGCTTTAAAAAGTTTAAAAGAACGAATGGCAAAAGCCCGAAAAGACGTGAAAGCTTCCAAAGGCGCCATTTTACAGGGACTTACCAGCTATGCGCTTTACGGCGAGAAAAATAAATTCAATAATGTACTAAGTACCGCCGATTTAGAAGCCACTACGTCTGCGGAACTGGTGAGCAGAATAAAAAACCTCAACAATTACGAACAAACCGTTATTTATTACGGTCCGGCTGCGCTGAAAGACCTCGATAGCAAACTTCAAACACTGCATCCCGTTCCGGCAAAATTTGCCGTTGCGACGCCGGAAAAAGTTTTCAAACAAACCAAACAAACCAAAAATCAGGTTTTATTTGCCGACTACGATATGGTTCAGGCAGAGACGCGCTGGATTCGAAACACCGATGTTTACGATTCGAACAAGAATACGGTTGTTCAGGTATTTAACAATTATTTTGGCGGCGGCATGGGTTCTATCGTGTTCCAAACCATCCGTGAGAGTAAGGCTTTAGCCTATTCTACGTACGGTATTTATGTACAGCCACAGAAAAAAGATCAGGAATACTATATGATGAGTTATGTTGGAAGTCAGGCAGATAAATTTAACGATGCCACCACGGCGATGACGGAACTTTTGACCAAAATGCCGGATCTTAGCCAAAATTTAAACCTCGCAAAAGGACAGGTGAAAAAAGACATTCAAACCGAAAGAATTACGCAGGATAATATCATTTTCAATTATCTCGCGGCGAAGGAACTCGGTTTAAACGAAGATCCGCGCAAAACCATCTACACCTCTGTAGATAACATCAGCATGCAGGATCTGAAAACCTTCCACGACACCAATTTCTCCGGAAAACCTTACACTTACGCCATCGTGGCTTCAGAAAAAAGAGTTCCGATGAAAGATCTGGAAAAACTGGGTGAGGTAAAGAAGATTTCTTTAGAAGAACTGTTCGGGTACTAA
- a CDS encoding M1 family metallopeptidase: MNFNISKLLFSVAVAFSLNLSAQTEAPKYSYTDAFKPFFYQNNGTETRSASGQPGHNYWQNSADYVLNATLNEATNEISGSAEIAYTNNSYDDLSFLWLQLDQNLFKKDSRGNAVIPMAGSRNGAHGEDFDGGYTIKSVEILSANGKKLKVMPKYTVSDTRMQIDLPQDLKAKGGVIKFIINYSFISPNYGSDRMGVEATKNGKIFTIAQWFPRMCVYDDIMGWNTLPYLGAGEFFLEYGNITANLTVPANQYVVASGELLNPKDVYTNDQIKKWDAAKNSDKTVMIRSAAEVASGAKTSTSMKTWKFKIENTRDFAWASSSAFILDAARINLPSGKKSLAISAYPVESDGDAAWGRSTEYTKASIENYSKRWYEYTYPNAVNVAGNEGGMEYPGIVFCHMNSKGADLWGVTDHEFGHNWFPMIVGSNERMFAWMDEGFNTFINGISDQDFNKGEYYKPRSLQSMAMAFNSDQMEPVVTAPDNLKERNLGFLGYYKPGAGLQMLRENVLGEEKFDKAFREYIKRWAFKHPTPEDFFRTMENVSGEELNWYWRGWFINKWKIDQAVKSVKYTNGDFTKGAVIKIENIGQLPMPVNMDINFKDGTTQNIKLPVEIWKRNSEWSFEVPTTKEIVSVQLDPKGSLPDANAADNIFKIDPNAVVEKVNLKEFTGNFSSKQIPLKIVTTVENDQLMLQATGQQKIPLEYEGEGKFGFSAAGIEFQFTKDRKGFTLDQGGQKFEFKKD, translated from the coding sequence ATGAATTTCAACATCTCCAAACTGCTCTTTTCGGTAGCAGTCGCATTTTCTCTTAATTTATCGGCGCAAACGGAAGCCCCAAAATATAGCTATACCGACGCCTTTAAGCCTTTCTTTTACCAGAATAATGGAACGGAAACCCGTTCTGCAAGTGGACAGCCGGGTCACAATTATTGGCAAAACAGCGCCGATTATGTTTTGAATGCGACATTGAACGAAGCGACGAACGAAATATCCGGCTCCGCGGAAATCGCGTATACGAACAACAGTTACGATGATCTAAGTTTTCTTTGGCTACAGCTGGACCAAAATTTATTTAAAAAAGATTCAAGAGGAAACGCTGTAATTCCGATGGCAGGAAGTAGAAATGGAGCTCATGGCGAAGATTTCGATGGCGGTTACACCATTAAGTCGGTAGAAATTCTTTCCGCGAACGGAAAAAAGCTGAAAGTGATGCCAAAATATACCGTTTCCGATACAAGAATGCAGATCGATCTGCCCCAGGATTTAAAGGCAAAGGGAGGCGTTATCAAATTCATTATTAATTACTCTTTTATCTCTCCAAATTACGGCTCGGACAGAATGGGGGTTGAAGCTACTAAAAATGGCAAAATCTTTACAATCGCGCAGTGGTTTCCGAGAATGTGTGTTTATGATGACATTATGGGTTGGAACACTTTGCCTTATTTGGGCGCGGGCGAATTCTTTTTGGAATACGGGAATATTACCGCCAATTTAACCGTTCCGGCCAACCAATATGTGGTGGCGTCGGGCGAATTGCTAAATCCGAAAGACGTTTATACCAACGATCAGATTAAAAAGTGGGATGCCGCAAAAAACAGCGACAAAACGGTAATGATCCGGTCTGCGGCAGAAGTTGCTTCAGGTGCGAAAACTTCCACGTCAATGAAGACCTGGAAATTTAAGATAGAAAATACGCGTGATTTTGCCTGGGCTTCGTCGTCTGCATTTATTTTAGATGCTGCCAGAATTAATTTACCCAGCGGTAAAAAATCTTTAGCCATTTCTGCCTATCCCGTCGAAAGTGATGGCGATGCAGCCTGGGGAAGATCCACGGAATATACAAAAGCTTCCATCGAAAATTATTCGAAAAGATGGTATGAATATACGTATCCAAATGCGGTGAATGTCGCCGGAAATGAAGGCGGTATGGAGTATCCGGGAATTGTATTTTGTCATATGAATTCGAAAGGAGCTGATCTTTGGGGAGTTACCGATCATGAATTTGGTCATAACTGGTTCCCAATGATTGTGGGATCGAACGAAAGAATGTTTGCCTGGATGGACGAAGGTTTCAATACTTTTATTAATGGTATTTCCGACCAGGATTTCAATAAAGGCGAATATTACAAACCGAGATCGCTCCAAAGTATGGCGATGGCTTTTAACAGTGATCAAATGGAGCCCGTGGTTACCGCGCCCGATAATTTAAAAGAAAGAAATCTGGGCTTTCTAGGCTATTACAAACCTGGTGCAGGCCTCCAAATGTTGCGTGAGAATGTTTTGGGTGAAGAAAAATTTGATAAAGCTTTCAGAGAGTACATCAAAAGATGGGCGTTTAAGCATCCGACTCCGGAAGATTTTTTCCGAACCATGGAAAATGTTTCGGGTGAAGAATTAAACTGGTACTGGAGAGGTTGGTTTATTAATAAATGGAAAATCGATCAGGCCGTAAAAAGCGTTAAATATACGAATGGTGACTTTACGAAAGGGGCCGTTATCAAAATCGAAAATATCGGTCAGCTTCCGATGCCGGTGAACATGGACATTAATTTTAAAGACGGAACCACACAAAATATAAAACTTCCCGTGGAAATCTGGAAAAGAAATTCAGAGTGGTCTTTTGAAGTTCCTACCACGAAGGAAATCGTTTCTGTTCAGCTCGATCCAAAAGGCAGTTTGCCCGACGCAAATGCTGCGGACAATATTTTTAAAATAGATCCCAATGCCGTCGTAGAAAAAGTAAATCTTAAGGAATTTACAGGAAACTTTTCCAGCAAACAAATTCCTTTAAAGATTGTAACCACCGTGGAGAATGATCAGTTGATGTTGCAGGCAACCGGTCAGCAAAAAATTCCGTTGGAATATGAAGGCGAGGGTAAATTCGGCTTTTCCGCCGCAGGAATCGAATTCCAGTTCACGAAAGACCGAAAGGGATTTACGCTGGATCAGGGCGGACAAAAATTTGAATTCAAGAAAGATTAG
- a CDS encoding class I SAM-dependent methyltransferase, producing MEEKQTLDSDYFKKVYDAREDPWDFETSEYEAEKYKATLKAIPKHKYENALEIGCSIGVLTKLLAERCKKLTATDVSQKALDQAIKRCRELNNVSFRKLSFPKEIPDDQYDLIIISEVAYYLSRADWNFAMEQLYARMEDRAHLVLVHWLPQVHDYPQTGDEVHDSFAKLMKDRMTNVFNSRAQNYRIDVWEKDGAE from the coding sequence ATGGAAGAAAAACAAACTTTAGATTCAGACTATTTTAAAAAAGTTTACGATGCCAGGGAGGATCCTTGGGATTTTGAAACGAGCGAGTACGAAGCTGAAAAATATAAAGCTACGTTAAAGGCGATACCTAAGCACAAGTATGAAAATGCTTTAGAAATCGGATGTTCTATCGGGGTACTGACGAAGCTTTTGGCAGAAAGATGTAAGAAGCTAACAGCCACCGATGTGTCCCAAAAAGCCTTGGACCAAGCTATAAAAAGGTGTCGCGAACTGAATAATGTTTCTTTCCGAAAACTGAGTTTCCCGAAAGAAATTCCGGACGATCAATATGATCTGATCATCATTTCGGAAGTTGCCTATTATTTATCTCGTGCGGACTGGAATTTTGCGATGGAGCAGTTGTATGCTAGAATGGAAGACCGGGCTCATCTGGTTTTAGTTCACTGGCTTCCCCAAGTACACGATTATCCCCAGACTGGTGATGAGGTGCATGATTCCTTTGCAAAATTGATGAAGGATAGAATGACGAACGTTTTTAACAGCAGGGCGCAGAATTACCGAATTGACGTCTGGGAAAAAGATGGGGCAGAGTAG
- a CDS encoding glycosyltransferase family A protein, whose protein sequence is MKTSFTEPDDDSLFSKFPLSPAVKVIIVIPVKNEEDYILNSLSVFSCQTDVLGNPLDLEHFEILILANNCTDNSVLHIKDFQKKHPDLHIRLEVTTLQKSQANIGYVRKVLMEAAYHRLMRNGGGIIMTTDGDTVVAPDWIAQTQKEIEAGADAVGGRILLCQKEIQFVDQWTLHLHTKDETYHLLIAELESLILKTPHDTSPRHHQHFNGSFAVTTDCYGKSGGIPDVAYLEDCAFFERLEHIDAKVRHSNKVIVHTSARTIGRTEVGLSYQLNLWKNLGAERRSLMVESAASIVSSLVRKRNLIELWNVRKCQDFNVYETFKKITNEIPTDGMLYHSFLKSPFFGEWYSKFKKLEEIIVMKKFPRTCLDQALVDLQKEVVIYSAPSFSQTSIR, encoded by the coding sequence TTGAAGACTTCTTTCACCGAACCCGACGACGATTCTTTGTTTTCGAAATTCCCTCTTTCCCCCGCGGTAAAAGTAATTATTGTTATTCCGGTGAAAAATGAGGAGGATTACATTCTGAATTCGCTCAGCGTTTTTTCCTGCCAAACCGACGTTTTGGGTAATCCTTTAGATTTAGAACACTTTGAAATCCTCATATTAGCCAACAACTGCACGGATAACTCTGTTCTGCACATCAAAGATTTCCAGAAAAAACACCCTGATCTCCACATTCGTTTGGAAGTAACAACGCTGCAAAAAAGTCAGGCTAATATTGGATATGTTCGAAAAGTTTTGATGGAAGCTGCATACCATCGACTTATGCGAAACGGCGGCGGAATTATAATGACCACCGACGGCGATACGGTTGTTGCGCCGGATTGGATCGCGCAGACTCAGAAAGAAATTGAAGCGGGAGCCGATGCGGTAGGCGGGAGAATTTTGCTCTGCCAAAAGGAAATTCAATTCGTGGATCAATGGACGCTTCATCTTCATACAAAAGACGAAACATATCATCTGTTAATCGCCGAATTGGAGTCTCTCATTTTAAAAACTCCGCACGATACCAGCCCCAGACACCATCAACATTTTAATGGAAGTTTTGCAGTGACAACAGACTGCTACGGAAAATCGGGTGGAATTCCGGACGTGGCATATCTGGAAGATTGCGCGTTTTTTGAAAGATTAGAGCATATTGACGCTAAAGTTCGACATAGCAATAAAGTTATAGTGCATACCTCGGCCAGAACGATCGGCCGAACGGAAGTGGGATTGTCTTATCAACTCAACTTGTGGAAAAATCTCGGCGCAGAACGCAGAAGTTTAATGGTAGAATCTGCGGCCTCAATTGTTTCGAGCTTGGTACGAAAGCGGAATTTAATCGAACTTTGGAATGTACGCAAATGCCAGGATTTCAACGTTTACGAAACTTTCAAGAAAATTACAAATGAAATTCCGACCGACGGTATGCTTTACCATTCTTTTCTGAAAAGTCCTTTTTTTGGTGAGTGGTATTCGAAATTTAAGAAATTGGAGGAAATTATTGTGATGAAAAAATTCCCGCGGACTTGCCTAGACCAAGCGCTGGTCGATCTTCAAAAAGAAGTAGTCATCTACTCTGCCCCATCTTTTTCCCAGACGTCAATTCGGTAA
- the recA gene encoding recombinase RecA has translation MSSIEDKKKALALVLDKLDKTYGKGTVMTLGEDSVDDSIEVIPSGSLGIDLALGVGGYPRGRVIEIYGPESSGKTTLTLHAIAEAQKTGGIAAFIDAEHAFDRGYAKKLGINLDDLIISQPDNGEQALEIADNLIRSGAVDIVVIDSVAALTPKAEIEGEMGDSKMGLHARLMSQALRKLTGTISKTKCTVIFINQLREKIGVMFGNPETTTGGNALKFYASVRIDIRKASAPIKTGDEAVGSRVKVKIVKNKVAPPFKMAEFDIMYGEGISKTGEILDAAVDMGIVKKSGSWFSYAETKLGQGRDAVRDMLKDNPELAEELEGKIREEIKNKKA, from the coding sequence ATGAGCAGTATTGAAGATAAGAAAAAAGCATTGGCTTTGGTGCTTGATAAATTAGATAAAACGTACGGAAAAGGAACCGTGATGACTTTGGGCGAAGATTCTGTGGACGACAGCATCGAAGTGATTCCATCCGGATCGTTGGGTATCGACCTGGCTTTAGGCGTAGGTGGTTATCCACGCGGCAGAGTCATCGAAATTTATGGCCCGGAGTCCTCCGGTAAAACCACTTTAACTTTACACGCGATCGCTGAAGCCCAAAAAACGGGCGGAATTGCCGCCTTTATTGATGCCGAGCACGCTTTCGACCGCGGGTACGCGAAAAAATTAGGGATTAATCTGGATGACTTAATTATTTCCCAGCCCGACAATGGCGAGCAGGCTTTAGAAATCGCTGATAATTTGATCCGTTCCGGCGCGGTTGATATTGTGGTGATCGATTCTGTAGCGGCTTTGACGCCGAAAGCGGAAATTGAAGGCGAAATGGGAGATTCCAAAATGGGACTTCACGCAAGATTGATGTCCCAGGCTTTGAGAAAGTTAACAGGAACAATTTCCAAAACAAAATGTACCGTAATCTTCATCAATCAGCTAAGAGAGAAGATCGGCGTAATGTTCGGAAACCCTGAAACCACGACCGGTGGAAATGCGCTGAAGTTTTACGCTTCGGTGAGGATTGACATTAGAAAAGCGAGCGCGCCCATTAAAACAGGTGATGAAGCTGTAGGAAGCCGCGTGAAAGTGAAGATCGTGAAAAACAAAGTTGCGCCACCTTTCAAAATGGCAGAATTCGATATTATGTACGGCGAAGGAATTTCTAAAACCGGCGAAATCCTGGACGCTGCGGTGGACATGGGTATCGTGAAAAAAAGTGGCTCGTGGTTCAGTTATGCTGAAACAAAGCTCGGTCAGGGGCGTGATGCGGTAAGAGATATGCTGAAAGACAATCCGGAACTGGCGGAAGAGTTGGAAGGAAAGATCCGGGAAGAAATTAAAAATAAGAAAGCTTAG
- a CDS encoding SDR family oxidoreductase, whose amino-acid sequence MNLYTQPMLKDDALKGKVAVVTGGGSGLGKAMTKYFLQLGAKVVITSRNIEKLQATAKELEDETGGRVLCVGCDVRNWDEVEAMKDVAVKEFGQIDILLNNAAGNFISPTERLTHSAFDSILDIVLKGTKNCTLSIGKYWIDNKVPGTVLNIVTTYAWTGSAYVVPSACAKAGVLAMTRSLAVEWAKYGIRFNAIAPGPFPTKGAWERLLPGDLAEKFDMRKKVPLRRVGEHQELANLAAYLVSDYSAYMNGEVVTIDGGEWLQGAGEFNMLEEIPQEMWDMLESMIKAKKSN is encoded by the coding sequence ATGAATCTGTATACCCAACCCATGCTAAAAGACGATGCTTTAAAAGGTAAAGTTGCCGTGGTAACCGGCGGCGGAAGCGGCCTCGGAAAAGCCATGACCAAATATTTTCTGCAACTCGGCGCCAAGGTTGTCATCACCTCGCGAAATATCGAAAAACTTCAGGCCACCGCCAAAGAACTGGAAGACGAAACCGGCGGGAGAGTTTTGTGCGTGGGGTGTGACGTCCGCAACTGGGACGAAGTGGAAGCCATGAAGGATGTGGCGGTAAAAGAATTCGGTCAAATCGATATATTATTGAACAACGCCGCGGGAAATTTCATTTCACCTACAGAAAGATTAACCCATTCGGCCTTTGATTCGATTTTGGATATCGTTTTGAAAGGCACAAAAAACTGTACCCTTTCCATCGGGAAATACTGGATCGATAATAAAGTACCCGGAACCGTTTTAAATATTGTCACCACGTATGCCTGGACGGGCTCTGCCTATGTTGTTCCGTCCGCCTGCGCGAAAGCCGGAGTTCTGGCAATGACCCGAAGTCTCGCCGTGGAATGGGCAAAATATGGAATCCGTTTCAACGCCATTGCGCCGGGACCTTTTCCTACAAAAGGCGCGTGGGAAAGACTGTTGCCGGGAGATCTGGCAGAAAAATTCGATATGCGGAAAAAAGTTCCTTTACGACGGGTGGGCGAACATCAGGAGTTGGCCAATCTGGCGGCGTATCTGGTTTCCGATTATTCAGCGTACATGAACGGAGAAGTGGTCACCATTGATGGCGGCGAATGGCTTCAGGGCGCGGGGGAATTTAATATGCTCGAGGAAATTCCCCAGGAAATGTGGGATATGCTCGAATCGATGATTAAAGCGAAAAAATCCAATTAA